From Deinococcus sp. HSC-46F16, the proteins below share one genomic window:
- a CDS encoding LuxR C-terminal-related transcriptional regulator: MLVRNAQLQVVSTQPLIARLLEDALHARLPEFPAVSLVLDWPVGFAFQMVTPESAASSFVLTQNACPEYLDDLWNLGLLGLAYRSRTLEELAELLRRAETRERVRLTPAQRSPLTPAEGDLLRLVARGLANKEIARELGIANQTVQNGLTRVFQKLGVSSRNEAILYYWDIANKPPIQ, translated from the coding sequence TTGCTGGTCCGCAATGCACAGCTCCAGGTCGTCAGCACCCAACCCCTCATCGCCCGCTTGCTCGAAGATGCGCTCCATGCCCGTCTCCCTGAATTTCCGGCCGTCTCGCTGGTCCTGGACTGGCCGGTCGGCTTTGCCTTTCAGATGGTGACGCCAGAATCGGCCGCCAGCAGCTTCGTGCTGACCCAGAACGCCTGTCCCGAATACCTCGATGATCTGTGGAACCTGGGCCTGCTGGGCTTGGCGTACCGGAGCCGCACCCTGGAGGAACTCGCGGAGTTGCTGCGGCGTGCAGAAACCCGGGAGCGGGTCCGCTTGACGCCTGCTCAGCGCTCTCCTTTAACGCCAGCAGAAGGGGACTTGCTGCGCCTGGTGGCACGCGGTCTCGCCAACAAGGAAATTGCCCGTGAGTTGGGAATTGCCAATCAGACCGTACAAAACGGCCTGACACGCGTGTTTCAGAAGCTGGGCGTGAGTAGCCGTAACGAAGCGATTCTGTATTACTGGGACATCGCCAACAAGCCACCTATACAATGA
- a CDS encoding phosphodiester glycosidase family protein yields MPAIRIPRSNFKVRFSGDASGAGRRNVPTFVRGDANAIAGSNFMFFDLSTGELTGLFVLDGDRKHGVTGKNIDVISLNGNGAVVFHDENSAYSQSSSLIWSMAAGPIIVRGGNFTDATWGKYSVDQLGPTVNRQRICLGLHSSGDYILAYRASINLTDLAGYMKSLGCTDAIAGDGGGSAQLYLEDRNTLFGSDARSVHVIPVALTSYSYISSIA; encoded by the coding sequence ATGCCAGCCATTCGTATCCCCCGCAGCAACTTCAAAGTCCGTTTCTCTGGTGACGCCAGCGGTGCTGGTCGTCGCAATGTCCCGACGTTCGTAAGGGGCGACGCCAATGCCATCGCCGGGTCCAACTTCATGTTCTTCGATCTCTCTACTGGAGAGCTGACTGGGCTGTTCGTACTCGATGGCGACAGGAAGCATGGCGTAACTGGGAAAAACATCGACGTGATCAGCCTTAACGGCAACGGTGCAGTGGTTTTTCACGACGAGAACAGTGCCTACTCGCAGTCGTCCAGCCTGATCTGGAGTATGGCCGCTGGACCAATCATCGTGCGAGGTGGTAATTTCACTGATGCCACCTGGGGGAAGTACAGCGTGGATCAGCTTGGTCCCACCGTCAACCGTCAGCGCATCTGCCTGGGCCTGCACAGCAGCGGCGACTATATCCTTGCCTACCGCGCCTCGATCAACCTTACGGACTTGGCCGGGTACATGAAGTCGCTGGGTTGCACGGACGCGATCGCCGGGGATGGCGGCGGCTCTGCGCAGTTGTACCTGGAAGACCGCAACACCCTGTTCGGCAGTGATGCCCGTTCGGTACACGTCATTCCGGTCGCGCTGACCAGCTACAGCTACATCAGCAGCATTGCCTGA